From the Gymnogyps californianus isolate 813 chromosome 2, ASM1813914v2, whole genome shotgun sequence genome, one window contains:
- the CCR9 gene encoding C-C chemokine receptor type 9 has product MAVASVVTHPGKTSLDYYRNDSAVLSLYGNLVNNTDFMCDKRQVRQFAQAFLPVFFWLIFSVGTVGNALVVLVYCKYRFRRSTMDRYLLHLAIADLLLLFTLPFWAKAASDGWIFKNFMCKVVNSMYKINFYGCSLFLTCISFDRYITVVQATKAKTSKRRRLLRSKFMCLAVWLTSVSLCIPEIMYSQSMQAGDITVCKIMYPPNVSMIFRVTVLALKVTVGFFFPLLVMVICYALIINTLLQAKRSQKQKSLKIITMIITAFLLSQFPYNIVLLVKAINTYTGVVYSCQAADQLDIGLQVTQSIAFLHSCLNPFLYVFAGERFRTALGRMMQSSGCCRSRGQEQCSSACDSQEHSSNWSFAMLGRRRVRSSLTLSTHLTSSVMPPSCQVLL; this is encoded by the exons ATGGCAGTTGCAAGCGTA GTCACCCACCCTGGCAAGACCAGCCTGGATTACTACAGGAATGACAGCGCGGTGCTGTCCCTGTATGGAAACCTGGTGAACAACACAGACTTCATGTGTGACAAGAGGCAGGTCAGGCAGTTTGCTCAAGCCTTCCTGCCCGTGTTTTTCTGGCTCATCTTCTCTGTGGGGACGGTGGGAAACGCCTTGGTCGTGCTCGTCTATTGCAAATACCGCTTCAGGAGGAGCACGATGGATCGGTACCTGCTGCACCTGGCCATTGCAgacctgctcctcctcttcaccCTCCCCTTCTGGGCCAAAGCTGCCTCCGATGGCTGGATCTTCAAGAACTTCATGTGCAAAGTTGTCAACAGTATGTATAAGATCAACTTCTATGGCTGCAGCTTGTTTCTAACCTGCATCAGCTTTGACAGGTACATCACTGTTGTCCAGGCGACAAAAGCTAAAACTTCTAAGCGAAGGCGGCTCCTGCGCAGCAAATTTATGTGCTTGGCTGTCTGGCTGACGTCCGTGAGCCTGTGCATCCCAGAAATCATGTACAGCCAAAGCATGCAGGCGGGTGACATAACAGTTTGCAAAATTATGTACCCGCCAAACGTCAGCATGATCTTCAGAGTTACTGTCCTGGCCTTGAAAGTCACAGTTGGATTCTTCTTCCCGCTCCTTGTCATGGTTATTTGTTATGCCCTTATTATCAACACCCTTCTGCAAGCCAAAAGATCCCAAAAGCAGAAGTCACTGAAGATCATCACCATGATCAtcactgctttcctcctctctcagtTCCCGTACAATATTGTTTTGCTGGTCAAAGCCATCAACACCTACACCGGGGTGGTGTACAGCTGTCAGGCTGCGGACCAGCTAGACATTGGGCTGCAGGTCACCCAGAGCATCGCCTTCCTCCACAGCTGCCTCAACCCCTTCCTCTATGTCTTTGCTGGTGAGCGGTTCAGGACAGCGCTGGGCAGGATGATGCAAAGCAGTGGCTGCTGCCGGAGCAGGGGCCAAGAGCAGTGCTCCTCTGCCTGCGACAGCCAGGAGCACAGCTCAAACTGGTCCTTCGCCATGCTGGGGAGGCGGCGGGTGAGGAGCTCCCTGACCCTCAGCACCCACTTGACCTCCTCTGTTATGCCCCCTTCTTGCCAAGTCCTCTTGTAA